The following nucleotide sequence is from Primulina tabacum isolate GXHZ01 chromosome 2, ASM2559414v2, whole genome shotgun sequence.
tacttcgagtgttttccgcttgatttaatatcaaactcgatttaattaatcggtgtAAACATTCTTATAACACGAGCTATTACAGCTCTCGGAGAATATTGtttttgaagcacctcaaggtccccagcacacgatccttcaatCACAATTACTGTATTTTAGGAAACTTGCCTCACTAGAGTTGATTCCGTACAATATATCTAGCTTCTCTCACTCTATAAATATGACGTATGCTCTATGTTTTTACACATTCATAAACGGCTATCACTAGCACTATTATTCTCGACACTTAAGTTTGATCCCAATACTTACTTAAGCATCGGAGGGGCTATACCAGAAACACTACTCATGCCCTCTAACCTCTGTTCTTCTGGGAAGATCCACACTGAATTTTTGCACGACTCATACCTGACCAGGGAGCGCGGCCAAGTCAATTCAGCAAGGAGTATGGTGTACGATTCACTAGACCGAACCCAAAATACGTGAAATTTTTGGTATCATCAAACTCTTTAAGCTAAAAGTACATATATGTATGTAACATTACAACATGAACAACTCCTAAATGTGTTTTTATAATGACAAAGTACTTGGAAGATCTCGCCCCTACGCTCTAACGCATATAAAGTCGGATCATTAAGTACTTGGCCTTCCCTCGATATTCTAATATGTCAAGTATGTATATTAATACTGATATATATCCAACAATAATAtgatccatgaaaaattattgaaGGTGCTTCTCTCTATATTTCTATTGAAGATCAATGAGGAGTCAAAGCAAGAGAAAGCATTGTGTTAATATCTGAATCTCCTCCCTTCATGCAAGCCTTCTGATCCTTGCCATTATTTATACTCAGGCTTAAACTTAGTTGTAAATCTGATCCTGCAGGCAACCTGTCTGTCCTCTTATTTCTCTTCTCCTCGTTCGTCTGTAAAACAAAATTATACGTAGGTTATTTATCATAATCATACTATATTTCATCACAAAATCATGCACTTAATTCTCGTGTTATCTTTTTGGCAACAGATTATGCGTGTCGAGTTACATTGTTATAATACTATGTTATTTAAAACCAACTTACACTCCATAATTTTGCCAATGGACTAGGCTTATTTGCGCATGCAAAACGAGAGCTAGagcaattattttaagaaaataattaataCAAATTGATAAAAGAATCCATTATCTAGTATAAGTGCATAACAAACCTTCTCATATATCTCCTATAGATTAAAAGACAGTGTGGGATATGAATCTTTAAACATAGGCATGATTGAATTACCTCATTAATTGGGAAGGAATGATCAAGATTACTAAGCGGTAGCCTGGACTTTTCAGATACGAAGCTTGATTTCTGCTGGCAAATCCTAGTGCTGCTGTCAATGCAATTCCAGCTAGGTTGCGGTTTAAAATTTTGCGAAGCAGTACCAGCCCAAATGCTAGGGGTCTTTTGCTCTTTATATTGGGTTTTGAGGATCTCTTCTCGCTGAGGCCACCTTCTATCTTCAAGAAATTTGTTTGGCCTGAGTGGACCAGTTCGGTACCTTTCTTCCGTTGATTGAAGAATTGACTTATCCTGATTATTTACCTCCGAAATAACTCCAGAATTAGTCCTGACTTTGGGTTCTTGATTATCGGAAGACCGGCGCTGGAATCTGCACCAATTGTCAATTAGAAGAACTACATCAGGCTGCGTTTTAATCAAGAAacagtttttctttaattttcttgatATGGCATTTATACTCCAATTACCTGGAAGCGAGGGATTTGATTTCAAGTGGATAGTAGGATTGTGAATTGTGGGAAAAATTCCTCAGGCGATCTCCCTGACCGGGCGTATCATGGGAAAGAACAATGCCACCATTCTCCAatctcaactgatgaagagggCTGAATTTTCCGAATGTTGTTCCAGAAAGCTGGTATCTTCTTCCTGGAATACTGTAAAATCTATTTGGTTGACCTATCACTGCATGTCACATGGAACTAATTACTAGCAAAGCCCTAGCTAGGAAAAGTAGAAACTTAAGCAAGATATTCTAGGAAGATTATAATTACCTTTCCCTGATTCATCTAATTTCTTGCCCCGATACATCTGAAATGATCCAAGTAAAATTAATCAGagaaatgtaaaaaaaaaccctctttgtaagatacataaccAGAGCTAACATATTAATTTATACTTATAGTTTAAATGACCTGTAAGTGACTTTTGACATGAGAGATGCTGAGTCCTCTGACGTTCATCAATTGAAGCACTGATTTAGGTGTGGCCCCTGAAAGACAAGGCTAGCTAATTCATGTTAACAAGAAAATTGACCACATGAAGAAAACCTCTAAAAAAATGATCAACTGAATTTATTAGAATAAGTAATCGCCAACAAACTCATGTTAGGGCAACTAAGTACATAGACTTACTTTCTTGCCCTCCAAGCCTCTCAATAGCATGGATGAATGAGAGATGAAGATCAGGAGTCCACCGTAGTCTAGGCATTTTGGATCGAATATACTGCCTAACCGTACTCTTCTTCTCATCCCCTTCTGCTGATTTCAAGCTATCTTCATGTTTGATCTCTTGATCACCGTTGCTGGGAAACTCGATAACTTGATCAATCGTGTTGCTTCCAGCTTCTTCATTTAAATCGATGGACGAAATATTTTCTGATGAATCAGATGATAACGTGTTTTGTTCCATTTCCATATTATCATCTCTTGATCCCGTGTTCATCTTTTCATCAGCCATTATAATGCCTTTGCTTATTGCTTACACctaaaaattgaaaatagaAATTTTATTGTGAACCATGGTTAATATACTTTGTttgctaaaagaatttgatcATGGAAAATGAATTATCAAACTTGAAATCATCAAAAAAGAGAAGGGTTTACATCATATTGCAAAAATAATCGAAGTTCaagatttttaagaaaaatatgcTTCATGGGTCATTAAAGTTTCACTTTCATTCTGGGGACGTCACAATTAGCAAGAACGTAACCATATttgtatacacacacatatatatttctGTGTGCGgggtgtatgtatatgtaacaTACACATGCTATCGttaatatataataactaaTACAGATACACATTATTAATTTCAACTGCTGGGCTGTGGGATTTTAGCATTGAAGCATCCTAACTGTATAAATTAACTGCTGAAGGCACAAAATTTGAtgctcatatatttataaatcttTATATAAACTTTATCATccgatattttaaatgtttaatcgAGGTGGTTTCAATTTAAAGAACTCAAAACTGGGAAATactaaaatttcaaataactgttaatcatttaataattaaaaacgaGTACATAAAAATAAgtgaatatataaaaaaatttgatgctCAAAATTTTCTTCCCTTCCCGTACTTGATAAATAACAATAAAGAAAACAATATGAAAGttcaatgataaaaataattaactgatTGAAGCTATGTGTTttttgaaaaggaaaaaaaagaagcTTTACCTGCGCagggaaaaaaaaggaaattttaTATTGTAAATTAAACATATCCAAGTGGATCATCTTTCCAAATCATACTCTTTttgcagattttttttttttttgcaaaaagAAAAGTTAGTAGGATATAAAGAGTGGCATGTCCAAGTGTAGCAACACATAAAccctaaaaaaaagaaaaaaatgtgtACCTGGAGAGTAGACATGCAACGATCATAAAAAACTGAACCTAAAAGATCTGATCCTTGAAATAATTTTCCGATCcttggaaaaaaaaagaaactttAATTCATCTGGTTATTTTGAAGTTCGATTGGATTCAATATGTGCCGGTTTAGAACATCAAAAAACCACTGATCAATCAAgaccatctcaatcaatacttcTCAAAAAGATGGCAAAAAGAGAAGTTTCAAGTTTCAAGATGCTATACGGTTCATTGAAATTTATTTCAAAGGAAAGATAGAAGTGATCAATGGCCATGATGGGGGTGAAACTAAAACTATAAAAAAACGAagaatatatataaatcggATCTTGTAAGAATTGGATAAAGTAGTGACGGCTAGCTTTGATCACAGATACAAACCGCGAAAGAATACATTTCAAAGCCCAAGAGTCATATATATATCGAAAACGAATCGTCGTTTCTCACCTTGCATCCCTTCCCAGTAATCACCATGATCAAGTCTTGCAAAGTGCAGGGATGAAGAAGATGGGAGGATAAAAAAAAGAAGCTAAGGGGAGAGGAGGAAGAAAAGAAGGCTTTCTCTTAATTTTGTGTGTCTTGATTGATTTTGAGAGGGTATTTTTTTCATTCATTCAACAGAGGAATTAAATCCCAATGCGATTATTCGTCCGGATCAGATTTTTACCAAGACTTTCATGCAGTTGGTTGCACTTTCTTAATTAGAAAATATAGAAATTCAAGGCGGTCGGGCAATCCACTTGTTCTTTTTCGTAATAATGCAATAATTCTTGAATTATAGATACAGGTGAGCGTGGCCCCATTGGCTGTTGAAAATCATGTGACTTCCCAAacttttctctctctttttccCCTTTGAAACCCTTTCCTTTGACAGTTGTCCCGGTAAAATGTGTGGTACTAAACTGTAATTAAAGTATGATAATTATGTATATACAATTATTCATTTATTTTGACCAAAAATTGGATCTTTAAATATGCATGCTTCTCTGCGGGTAACTTTTTTAGCCGAATGTGGAGTCCTGTAGGCTTCTCAAAATTTCTTTATCTTCTTAATATTAAAgtatcatacatatatataatattgtttatcttaattatataatttgacCTCTGCCACAGACTCTTCCGACTTAAGTTAATTATGcgttattaaaaaattatcctGAAATAACATTGAAAAAAGGGTTCCTTTCGGACAACTTATACCACCTAAACAAAGACTTTCTTAGTTCATAATAAATTAATGGGAGACTCCAGAATTTAGTTGTTAGCTAAtgaaatgatttaattaatatatgtttaaaatgtactaaACTTACATTAATTTAAAAGGCATTATTCTTTCATTAAAGGGTTGCTCATATCATTTTATTTGCAGATGTCGCGTAAATTTGATTATCCATCCCAAATGAtttgttttattaatttatcATGTGCTTATTCAAATGTTGTGAATTCGTAGTTCAATTAGGCGGGTCACCCTACCAGTTTATTAAGTAAAAATAGGGGATTATGGCTCCAAAAGTACCAAGAAGACGGTGAATTTTGGTTAAGGTTGAGGTTCTGAGATTTTTTTGTCTCAGGGTCGAGTCTCGTTGACTTCGGGTAGTTTTTCTAATTTCTTTAGGTAGATttagttttttatttatattttctttgtCCGAAATAAGCAAGTTTCGGGTTCACGCTCAAGTCCTGTCGGTAGCACGGGTACTTACATTATATCTTTGTATTCTAGAACAATATCATATTTGTACTCGAAAAAACAAGTGAATTCGAATACAAGATAAATCCAATCTGCTAggacaaaaaaaaaaggtttaGAAAAATATACTCGATATAATGACAGGGAGTAATAGAATTTTTGGCGTTGAGTAGGAGTGCATTTCATTTCTGATGGACTctgataattaaaaaaatatatacaaagtCAATTTTGGTGGGAATTTTTGCATTCAAATCACTATAAGTTAAATTCTTTACGTTACTCTACCATGATAAGCAATTTTGTCCTTGATCGTTCGGCAACTTTCTTTCCATTATACTGTTTTCACGACAATATTGAAATATATAAACACAAACAAGTACGCAACTCGATCGATGTAGAAATTCGAGTAGGtcgatctatatatatatatatatatatatatatatatatatatagacacacacaatTACGCAACTCGATCGATATAGAAATCCGAGTTGGTCGATCCCAGTTAAGATTTTGTTTATGGGACAATTTATCGTATATTAGTAAAATTTAGGTGTTATTACAGTCATAGGATTTGATAGAGTCattctgtttatatgattgtatTACTGAAAATTTGGcaatattaaaattaaaggaAGATTACTTTTTCCCCGTTAACTGTCATTTTGGGTTCTTACTTCAACAAttcttcaaaatttaattttgatacactaattttaaattttcaagtaTTTTTTTCCAATCACTGACGTAATGCAAGATACATTAACATTTTTTTGGTGACACACCATCACTCCGGTGAAAAGTactaaaagcaaaaaaaaaaaaaaaaaggttcaaAATTACTGAATTAAAACCAAACTTTGGAAAATTAGTCGGATATCAAAACCCAAAATATAGTTCAAGTTAATGGACAAAAGACGACTCCTAAACACTTCTTTGATATTGTCGAAGTCCTATTCAAAGTaacttgtaaaaaaaatatggattaagaaatttaattaatttcaatCAATATTTTCACGTTCTTGGAAAGAAGAGCCGTATATTTTCAAAGAAGTAGGTGGCATAAAAGGACATCCGCAAATGGCTCTACATTGATAAATAGTTATAAATATGTTCATATTCACATAACCACGGATTTAATATACTGAATTTTCGGATGGCACGCagagaattttattttaatgagaATTTTCTGTACAGTATGACTATTGGACTTAAGCCacttataaattttaaattgtaattataataattttatagacaaattatattttttttaatgagaaaTGTGAAACCCTACAAGAATATATAAACAAGATTATTTCTTGTCTTCTATTTTGCATGGATAGTTGACATTCCCTGAATTGAGGTCATCGGATTCTTTCgggaattattattattttaaacagcATAATATTTTTTCCCCGGATGTTGACGTGCAACCTAGCTAAGCATATatacaatattatatataaaaaaaattacaataaagttCTCATGCAATTTATTTATGGTAGGTAAATAGAACGAGTCAATGACCATATTCAATTActgatatataataatataaatttaaactaGCTAAATAACACATGAATATCTTGCATGTACAGTGTATACTAATCTatatcaacaaaaaaaattacaaacaaagtttaataacttttatttaaatatttttaataagtgATGTAAAACTCACTTGGCAGAAATGTATGCTGTTCAAGAAGCTGTTCGGATAATGGCAAGACACTTACTGGAGCCGAGATGGATAATTGAAACTAATGCAATTACGGTTGTTAATGTAATCTATAACTATAAGAACTTCTCTTATAGGTGAGAAGTTAATAATGATTTTGTTTTAATGTTCTGCTGCTCCACATGCATGGCAGGATGACTGCACATATCCTGCCCTCTGATACTGTTGCAACTGATAACTCATATTGGATATGGTCTTTTCACATCACCACTATATGCGCTGAATGATATGTTAATGATTTCGAAATATGGTCCTCCATACCTGTGGGCCCAGGATTGACACATGTTCCGAAGTGCTTGGGCAGTGATCTCcgaaaggaatattttattccttaaATAATTTTTCCTTTGTTGATAATATTGTGATATTAACATATTGAGTTTTGTCTTTTTATACTAATAAGATTTTCtaaaatattgatatttatGATAAGATTTTCTAGAATATTGATATTCATGATAAGATctctaaatattatattattgttcAAAAGAGTTTATTTATTAATGAAATTTTTGTTTCTATATTTGTGTAGGACTCTATACAAGGAATAAACTCTCAAGCAAAATTAAGTCTATAAATAGCATATCATTGTTGTTACATGTGTGTGGTTTTGGAATTTGAAGGAGAGCAGTGAAAGCTGCAGGAAGAACAATGAATTACATCGGTGAATTAATAAAGAGTTCAAGTCAATGTGTATTGAAGTGTTGTCGTGAAGTGTTGAGAACATTCAATCACAATACCTAATTATTCTTTTGATTAGTGTATTGTTTATTCGAGAACTTCGGCTTCATGTTTGTCTCCATAGTTTTTATTATATGGTTTGAAATATATGTTTAGATGCACTTCGCTCCCTCCCTTGTTAAGGGCGtcaacttttatttatttactagtatttatttttggaaactGATAAGTTTTCAAGTGAATCGTTTTGCCCTGAGGTATCTTGTGCATGATTTATTATatcttattttattaattaatgtttatttatgtatttaattaatatatttcacTGGATGTTATGAATAGATGTTACAACACATGTACATAACACCTAAATCTGTTACATACAATATTAGTATTTTTGCACTTTTATGTTAAACAATTCTTTCAGTTGGCATCAAGAACGACACTTGACATTTACTAAGTGAGATTCTGTGTATTTTTGTTTAAACATGTAAAAGTACAATGAACGTGTTATCTGTCAACACTTCTTTTCGACCATCGGTTTTGGATGGATCCAATTATGCTCTTTGGAAAGGCAAGATGAGGGTTTACATCAAATCCATCGAAGAAAGAGAGTGACAACATGTTTTAAATGGTTGGTCTCCTCCAAGAACTGTGGATACAGATGGTGACAGTCGCATCAAACAGAGAGTTCACGGACAACTGATGAAGTTCAAACTTCGAATTTCAACTCAAAAGCACTCaatgaaattttcattttggtCGACATCAACATGTTTAGTTTGATCACCAATTACATCTCTACCaaatatgcatgaaaaattattCATAAACGCCGTAAAGAATCTGAGAGTGTGTGCAGAACCAAGCTAAGAATGCAAACCTCTGCCTTCATAGACTCATTCCTTTGACCCGATCGTTTAAAGAACAGCCTTTGGCACGCTTCCCCTTAGTTTAGTTGAGAACATCTAAATTTGAAAGGTTGAGGATAGAATAAAACGAGACAATTGTTGTATACGATCATAGGCTGCGTGATATTGCAAATGAAGCCTTCAGTCTTGGCAACTCAATGTCAAATAAAATGTTGGTCAGCAAGGGCTTAAGAACTCTTCCCGAACGGTTCAACATCAAGATATGTGCTATTGATAAAGTTAAAGACACTTTCATGCTTAGTTCGGAGCATTTTATAAGCTTTCATAACTTTTGAGATCATGAATCTGGTTTACATAATAAGGACAAAGGGAAGACTATTGCGCTGCAAGTTTCTGATGACTCCTTCAATGACTTAATTCAACTGTCTCAGGAAGTTAACGAGCCTGATTTATGTGAAGATTCCATCTCGTTGATTACAAAGAAATTTGGTGATTATATAAAAAGGTTGAGAGACAAAAAGAAATTCGTTCAACCACCGAAATTTCCAACTTTTGTTGTTcctgaaaaaaataaaaggttTGCACTTATTCAAGAGAAATTTAGACCAATGAATGAATTGATGATTCGACCAGATGTCAAAAGATTACAATCGGTTCAATGCAGAGAATGTTTTGGATTCAGTCACTATGCGAATGAATGTGTCAACAGACTTCAAAAGATAGTCTAGGATTCAAAATAGTGTGGTTGAGTGAGGAGAATCTTCCACTCTGGGTCACAACCTACTGTTTTTGTGAATGAAAACAAAGATACATCAAATTTTTCAAGAGACACTCATTCTGCCAAAGTTTGACTAACCAAGAAGCAAGATTTTGCTCAAAGGCCAAAGCAAAGAAACGATGTTTCATTTCAATAATGTTGTAAGCCATGCAACATTAAACATTTTTGCTTCAAGCTGATAGATTATTATATGAGATGAGAAACAAACCAAATGTTTCACAAGGTGTTTCCCAACACCAAGCGCAACGCTGTCAACAGGAAACCTTCAGTAAAGAAAGTTTGTGTACCTAAGACTGAAATTCGATGTACTCTTGTTTAAACATCCTTGAAAACTAACATTCAGGTATTTGGTATTTCGACAGCAGGAGCTTGTGCCACATGATATAGGGTCTAAGAACCACCTCGTTGACTATGTTGAATTAAGAAGTAGATGTGTGACTTATGGAGGTGGTGCAAAAGGGAGTATTGTTGGTAAAAGGACTTTGAATGTGGATAAACTTCATAATGTGCTCTATGTTGAGGGACTCGACTCAAACTTATATGCATTAGCCAACTTTGTGATGATGACTTGcatgttaagtttgataaaaataattgtgaaaTATTTGACAAAGCTAATGTCTGTGTCATGGCACGTACAAGATATGATAATAATTGCTATTCATTGGGTGAAGATCATGTTTGCCGACATACCAAAGTAAATGAATTGGACTTGTGGCATTAGAATTTGGGGCATGCaaacttaaaaacattgaaGAACCTTAGTGAGCATTATGATGTAAATTTAAGCTCAGGAATTGCATATGTTTATGGATCATTATAGAAATATAAGCTAACCCGTGTTCCACACCAAGTGTTGCAATactttgggacaacacggtGTTTTGAACTTTTACACATAGATCTTATAGGTCGAATAGAAGTGGAAGCCTGAGTGATAAGAAGTATTCCTTTGTTTGTGTTAATGATTTCTCACGTTTTACACGGGTAAGCTTTCTTATTAATATGCATAATTTGAGGGTTAGTAAGATCATAACCGACTATGGTAAGGAGTTTGAGAattcatatttttcatctttGTGTGATAAGAAGGACATAACTAATGAATTTTCAACCCCAAAGATTCCTTATTAGAATGGAATAGACGAGAGAAAGAATTGAACCTTGCAATAGATGGCTCGGGTCATGTTGAgttctaaaaatatttttcaaacgtTATAGGCTGAAGAATTAAACATAATATGTCATATATCAAATCATGTGTATTTAAGGAGTGATTCCACTATGACTAGGTATGAGATTATCATGGGAAAAAGGACAAATCTCAAGCATTTTCATGTCTTTGGATGTGTATGTTATGTGTTGAATGACCGAGATcatcttgataagtttgattctAAAAAGTCACAAATGTTTGTTTATTAGATATTCTACCAACATTCGTGCATATAGAATATTTAAGAAATAGAATGACTATAGAAATCATTAATCTTGTGTTTGATGATCTTGCAGATCTGTCAGGTAAGATAATCGAGAGGATTATGTATATTGTCTA
It contains:
- the LOC142533682 gene encoding uncharacterized protein LOC142533682, with the protein product MADEKMNTGSRDDNMEMEQNTLSSDSSENISSIDLNEEAGSNTIDQVIEFPSNGDQEIKHEDSLKSAEGDEKKSTVRQYIRSKMPRLRWTPDLHLSFIHAIERLGGQERATPKSVLQLMNVRGLSISHVKSHLQMYRGKKLDESGKVIGQPNRFYSIPGRRYQLSGTTFGKFSPLHQLRLENGGIVLSHDTPGQGDRLRNFSHNSQSYYPLEIKSLASRFQRRSSDNQEPKVRTNSGVISEVNNQDKSILQSTEERYRTGPLRPNKFLEDRRWPQREEILKTQYKEQKTPSIWAGTASQNFKPQPSWNCIDSSTRICQQKSSFVSEKSRLPLSNLDHSFPINETNEEKRNKRTDRLPAGSDLQLSLSLSINNGKDQKACMKGGDSDINTMLSLALTPH